From the Bacillota bacterium genome, the window GCTGATACCGGCTCCATAATTCTGCGAGCACCTGTGACTGTTCTATCTCGCCCATGTTATCATGTCCGGTTTCCAGGAGGCGGTTATAGCTGCCTCTTTTTTCTGCTGTATTTTTGAAGGCCTCGGAAAACAAATCCCAATTGATATCCTGAGTCCTTAGTGTTGTCAGTATGTAGACGTCATAATAATCACGCATTCTTGTGCTGGTGGTGCTTCTTGATAAAATAGTTTCGAGCTTTTCAGCCAGAACCGTTTCAAGATTATAAGCCAGGATACTGATGCTTCTGTTTTCAAATAACAGCTTAAAGGAATATTCCTCTGCTCGTGGAGTAATTTTATCGCCGGCCGTAATATCCACCTTCATGACCTGCCTTGTTTTATCAAGCACAGCCTCTATGGATACACGGATTCCAGGATAATCGGATTCATCCCGAATATTCTCAAACCCCTTCAGTGTCATTGTTACGCCGTCATCCACAGGGCAGGCCAATATTGCCTTCATTGCTTCCTCCAATGCTTCCTCGGAAAGCGCAATCCCTCTGATGGTTGCATCCATATCCATTGTGGAGCGGGTATCAATACCGACCATTGCCGCTACCAGCATGCCGCCCTTTAATATAAATTTATCGCGAAAGGGGGACAGGGATATCCTCTCCAATAGCCGCTCAAGCATGAAGTTTCTTAAAATTATTTCGGCCTGCACGCTTTTTTCCTTTGATAGATTTCGTATCAGCGCCTTCAGTTGAGCCGATGTGTTCATAGCAGAACCTCCAGATAATTTCTTAAAACCTTCTCAATTCTCAAAATACCTGCATATTTCATTAGCTGGTTTAAATCCTTGTCTGATCTGCGGACATATCTTTTGAGCGCATCCGATACCACTGAAGCGTCTTGGTTATTTCTGTCCCGAAGAATATCACAAATGGTGCGCTCCATATTGTATGTCCTGATGTCATTTCCGAAAGCGGTCTGCTTAATACAGATCCCAAGGTCAAGCAATTCTTTTTTGATGGTATGCACAATCAGTCCATCTTGATTTAATTTGCTGGTGTTGTATCCTGTTGGAACTGTCACGCTATACGCCACCGGATCACGATCCGTTAAATCATGTAAAAATAAGGCTGTTTCATGGGAGTATACCATCTTGCTTTTCCGCAGCTGGTGGATCAGCATCTTATCCTCCCATACTTCCGGCGTGATATAGATGCCATGAGCAATCCGATCAAGCTTACCCTGCCTGACAAACTCACTCAAATACTCCCTGTGAATGTCATGAGCATCTGCAAGCTTGGCAGTGATTACACCTTTGCTGCTTTTCATCAAAGCTTCCAGTTTTTCTAATCCGGTCATCATATCACCTTCTTGACAATTTTGCTTTTATTATATTTTAGAAAAGCATAATTGTCAACACGACTGCAACCTAATGGAATCAAACAGATAATATCCAGTTGACTTACAAAAAAACTCCAATCTATAACCTAACATTATTTAGCAATGAATACTTCAGCTTTAACAACCTGTTCAAGCCTTACTTGCCATAAGGTTGCTTGAATCGATTTAGTTTCTAAACTTCCGTATAACCACCCATCATCTTCTTTGCTCAAATCAAAAATTCGGTCCCAGCTTTTAACTATTCTTTCCCTGAGCAAGAGCATGTCGTTGCTTTGAATTTGAAAATTCGGTAGATCATGCCATGTAAATCCCGCATTTGTATAAGCACGCTCAAAATCAGCATCATCTTCTTCGTCGGAAGGTAAGTACCAGTAATTTAATGGATAGTGAAACAAATCAAAGTCTGAAAGAAGGACATCCTTATCATCAATATCAATTGTTAATTGAACAATCTTCTCACCGCGCTTTGCATAACCCCCTTCTCTCATGTCCCGTCTTTTTCGTTTTCCCTCCCATTGATACCATGCCCATACAGGGTAACGAATGCTATCGCAAGTCGGGTTTATATTCGCTTCGATCATTTTACGAGCCATCCAGTCATAAGCGTAACGAAAGTCATCTTGACAAAACAGATGACTTTCGTTTGCGATAAGTATTCCAGTTTCAAGCATCCTTTCATAAGCAGGATAATGTTGGATTGTCCATAAAATCATTGTCTGTTACCTTTAACACTCATAGTTTATTTCGGTTTGCTAATTGCTAAGACTTTCGATGTATCATAGTCTCCGATATTTCTTGAAACGGCTCAAAAAAATAGCTATCTAAATTTACTCTGTTTTGTTCGAACAAAGTAATATTTTTCTTTTCCATATATTTTCTAAGCAATCCGTCCATCCGTAATTCCTCACCTTATTTTTTAGTCTTGCGTAAGTCTTCTGGTTTTTGTGCATCAACAGGAATTAACCATGTCCTTCCTATCCGCTTGGCACCACTAATTCTCCCATCAGCACAAAGCTGTTGTACTTGCCTTGCAGTGATAGCCCATTTTATTGCTATATCTTTAGTAGAAAGATATTCCATGATATCCTCCATTTCGGCAAAATATCCCAATTTATTATTAAGTATACTTCGCTTAAACGCAGTTTGTCAATCAAAAGTGTATAAAGCTTTCGGTTACGCAATACACCGCCATGTTACATAAGAATTCCTTGGCAGTTGCACTCTCTACATGAATAAAACAACCACCATCCTGCTTTTTCACAGTTTGGCGGTTGTCTCTTCTGTGTAATGTTATTTTTTGCTCAGCTCCTGCTCCATCTCCAAACCCGATTTAAATTTTATGATAATCTTCTCCTTTGACATGACCTTGATGCTTTGTATAAGCTGCCTGACAAGCTGGTTGTCAAAATTTGATAATTTACATTCTGCGGCGTTCAGGAACTTCTTCATATCCTCGATTCTTCGCTGGAAGCTGTCTTGCCTGGCTTGTTGCTCGGTATACTGCGTTTTTATCTTCTGAAGCTCTTTTAACTCGGCGGAGATTTTAGCATAGTGCTCGTCAAAGTCCGTATTATCCGCTCCACATCTTGCATTTTCCTTTACGAAGCCTATCATCTCATTTTTCAATTCCGCAATCCGTTCCTCAATTTTTGCTATGTCCATCTGCTTGGCTCGGTTGCCCATCACCAGCTGAATATTGGACTGGAGCGTGTCCACAAAATCCCCCTTATCCTGTATGAGGGAATTGAAAGCATCCATAATGCCTCTATGTAAAACTTCTTCATCGATGGTAGGGGAATTCTGGCAGTGTTTTTTCCCGTACTCCAGCCTGTTTAAGCACCGCCAGACAATCCTTTTCTCGCTGTAGGCTGTCCAGGATACCCGTCTATAAGGCTTGCCGCACTCTCCGCATATCAATAATTCGGTAAGAGCATATATTGAGCTGTATTTCCCACTGTCGGTTTTGGTTCTTTTTTCAGCACTCTTTTTAATGTTAGCCCGGCGTGCTTTTTCTTCCTGTATCCGGTGAAACAAGTCTTTGGAAATGATGGGCGGATGGCTGTCCTCCACATAATACTGCGGAACAATTCCATTGTTTTTAACTCTTTTCTTTGTGAGGTAGTCTACGGTGTAGCTTTTTTGCAGCAAGGCATCTCCCATATACTTCTCATTGGAGAGCATGTTGTTAATAGTAGTTGTAGACCATTGATTTCTTCCGGTAACGGTTTTAATGCCGTTTTCCTCCAGGTACTTTTTAATTTGGGTAATGCTTAGGCCCTCTAAATACAGCCTGAAAATCAGCCTTACTATTTCTGCTTCCTCCGGCACTATCACCAATTCACCGGCCTCATTCTTTGTATATCCCAAAAACTTGTTGTGATTGACCATAACCTGTCCTTTCTCAAACCGGCGGACCACACCCCACCTTGTGTTGGTGCTTAAGGAACGGCTTTCTTCCTGGGCCAGGCTTCCGAGGATGGTGATGAGAAATTCTCCGGTACTGTCCAGGGTGTTGACGTTTTCTTTTTCAAAGAACACGCCGATGTTTTTTTCTTTCAGTTTCCGTATGTATTGAATGCAGTCAAGGGTGTTTCGTGCAAAACGGCTGATGGATTTTGTCAGCACCAGGTCGATCTTGCCTGCCATGCAGTCTTCAATCAATTTATTGAAGCCTGTCCTGTTTTTTGTGCTGGTGCCGGATATGCCCTCATCGGCATAGATGCCTGCAAACTTCCAGCCTGGGTTTTTCATAATCTCCATCGTGTAATAATCCACCTGTGCCTGGTAGCTGGACTGCTGTTCCTCCAGCTCCGTGCTGACCCGGCAGTAAGCGGCCACTCTCAGTTTTTTTATCTTTGCTTTTTCCTTAAAATCATAAATCGGATTTGCAGGGATTACCGATACTGTTCTTTGTCCCATCGCCATGGGCTTTTCCTCCTTTTCCCCGTAGTTTATATGAAGTGCTCAACATCACTCCGTTGATCAGTTCAAACCGGAGCTGCCCGGTGCTTTCTACCGTAATGCTTTTGATGGTTGCTTTGAATAAAGCCTCATCAAATGTATTAATGGGCTTGCAGCTCTCAAGCACCGCTTTCAATTTTCTGGTTTTATATTCAAAGTCATCCACCTGGGAGATTCGATATTGTTCTACAGCCCTTTTGAATAGCAGCTGTGCCATATCCGACGGTTTCAGATCGTTTTGGCCGAGTCCGCTGGATATTTGCGATTTTATCTTCCTTAATTCTGCACTCTCAGCAATTGCATTAACTGCTGAACGCTTTTCTATCATTTCAGGGTTCTCCATCACCCGGTTGATAATTTGTATAAAGCATGCTTCAAGCTGCTTGTCGTCAACCACGCCACTTTTGCAGCAGACCCTATTGTCAACGATATACCGTTTGCATTTCCAGTAGCATTTTTTGTTTTTGTCATGGTGTTCGGTGTACCTTTTGAAAACACTGCCGCATTCCCCGCATATCAATCTGCCGCTGAAGGGGTAAGTGCTGGCGATGCCGTTGGCATAGTAATTGACATTTCTGCCAAGCTGGGTGTTCTTTTCTTCCCTGAGCCTGTTAGCGGCATTGAATACTTCCTCCGGGATAATGGCAGGATAGAAGTCACTTCCGGTGTATTTGCAGTTGCTCAAAATTTTTCCGATGGAGCCGTGATTCCAGGAGGGCTTTCCATTGGCATTGGGAACCTTCATTTCCGTCAGATCCTTTGCGATCTGCTTCAAGGATATGCCCGATATAAAATCATTGAAGATTTTCCTGACCAGGTCTGCTTTTTCCGGTTCGATGGCTACGGCTCCGTCTATGATTTTATAGCCGAAGGGCATATGTCTTTGTGCCATTTAGACCACTTCCTCTCCGATGGTTTCTGGAAGCTCCAGTCCGTTGATCAGGCGGAAGGCGATTTCAAGCTTGGATTTTACGATGATCTTTTCTACCATCAGCGAAAATATATTTTCATCAAAGCTCTCCATCAGGTCATCCTGCTTTTTGAGAAAAGCAATCAGTTCCTCCGTTCTGGCAGCCTCGTCATTAAATCCGTTATATTCGAACAGCTTGCTTCGCTGCTTTTTGGCTTCGCAGAGCTGCTTGGTGATCAGGTTGCTTTGCTCAATAAAAAGAACAGAGTCAAGATATCCTTTCGACCTCAGTCTACTCAGTACATGACTCTGTTCCGTAAGTTCCGTTATTTTTTTATTGATTTCCCTGACCTGGGATTCATACTCCCTGCCGCAGTGAAGCTTTTTCAAATCCTCGGCCAGGGGGGTTAATATTTTGTCATGATTGCTTTTCAGCTTATTATAGAGATTGATGAATGCAGCTTTGATGTGATTGTCCTTGACAGCTGTCATGCTGCATTTCGCCCGATTCATGATATGCTTGGTGCAGCACCACTGCACGGTTTCATAAGGTTTGCCTTTGAATATGATTTGCCTTTTAAAATTACTCCCGCATTCACCGCATTGGATTTTGCTGCTGAAGGGGTACCGTTGGTTGTATTTCCGGGTGTCTGTATCAACCATGGATTTTTCAATTTTTCGCTGCTCCATAATCTCCCTGACTCGTTCAGCCTGCTCTTTTGAAATAATGGGTTCATGGTCGTTGGCGATGTAGTAGCACTGTTTTTGTCCCCGGTTCCGCTTTCGTTGGAAGGGCAATGTGTCGGTGGTAAAGGTTTTCTGAAGGAGCATGTCGCCGTAATATTTTTCATTCATGAGTATTTCCTTAACCACATTTTCTCCCCAGGCTTCCGCCCCTTTTCTTGTTGGAACTCCTTCTTCCGTAAGCTCCTTTGCGATGACATACGTTCCTTTTCCATTCAGGTAATCGGTGTAAATCCTTCGGACAATAGCGGCTTCTTCTTCATTGATGACGATTCCTCCGTCCTTACCCTTCATATAGCCGTAGGGAAGGTAGGAAGGCTTCCATTCGCCTTTCATGAACCTTTTTTGTATCGCCCACCGGTTATTTTTGGAGGTAGAAATGGATTCCTCCTGGGCAATGGAGCTTAAA encodes:
- a CDS encoding nucleotidyl transferase AbiEii/AbiGii toxin family protein, which translates into the protein MNTSAQLKALIRNLSKEKSVQAEIILRNFMLERLLERISLSPFRDKFILKGGMLVAAMVGIDTRSTMDMDATIRGIALSEEALEEAMKAILACPVDDGVTMTLKGFENIRDESDYPGIRVSIEAVLDKTRQVMKVDITAGDKITPRAEEYSFKLLFENRSISILAYNLETVLAEKLETILSRSTTSTRMRDYYDVYILTTLRTQDINWDLFSEAFKNTAEKRGSYNRLLETGHDNMGEIEQSQVLAELWSRYQQKNSYAADLTWIQAIASVRMIYRKAFGRDADK
- a CDS encoding abortive phage infection protein, with the protein product MTGLEKLEALMKSSKGVITAKLADAHDIHREYLSEFVRQGKLDRIAHGIYITPEVWEDKMLIHQLRKSKMVYSHETALFLHDLTDRDPVAYSVTVPTGYNTSKLNQDGLIVHTIKKELLDLGICIKQTAFGNDIRTYNMERTICDILRDRNNQDASVVSDALKRYVRRSDKDLNQLMKYAGILRIEKVLRNYLEVLL
- a CDS encoding DUF3841 domain-containing protein; amino-acid sequence: MILWTIQHYPAYERMLETGILIANESHLFCQDDFRYAYDWMARKMIEANINPTCDSIRYPVWAWYQWEGKRKRRDMREGGYAKRGEKIVQLTIDIDDKDVLLSDFDLFHYPLNYWYLPSDEEDDADFERAYTNAGFTWHDLPNFQIQSNDMLLLRERIVKSWDRIFDLSKEDDGWLYGSLETKSIQATLWQVRLEQVVKAEVFIAK
- a CDS encoding DNA-binding protein, yielding MEYLSTKDIAIKWAITARQVQQLCADGRISGAKRIGRTWLIPVDAQKPEDLRKTKK
- a CDS encoding recombinase family protein; translation: MAMGQRTVSVIPANPIYDFKEKAKIKKLRVAAYCRVSTELEEQQSSYQAQVDYYTMEIMKNPGWKFAGIYADEGISGTSTKNRTGFNKLIEDCMAGKIDLVLTKSISRFARNTLDCIQYIRKLKEKNIGVFFEKENVNTLDSTGEFLITILGSLAQEESRSLSTNTRWGVVRRFEKGQVMVNHNKFLGYTKNEAGELVIVPEEAEIVRLIFRLYLEGLSITQIKKYLEENGIKTVTGRNQWSTTTINNMLSNEKYMGDALLQKSYTVDYLTKKRVKNNGIVPQYYVEDSHPPIISKDLFHRIQEEKARRANIKKSAEKRTKTDSGKYSSIYALTELLICGECGKPYRRVSWTAYSEKRIVWRCLNRLEYGKKHCQNSPTIDEEVLHRGIMDAFNSLIQDKGDFVDTLQSNIQLVMGNRAKQMDIAKIEERIAELKNEMIGFVKENARCGADNTDFDEHYAKISAELKELQKIKTQYTEQQARQDSFQRRIEDMKKFLNAAECKLSNFDNQLVRQLIQSIKVMSKEKIIIKFKSGLEMEQELSKK
- a CDS encoding recombinase, which translates into the protein MAQRHMPFGYKIIDGAVAIEPEKADLVRKIFNDFISGISLKQIAKDLTEMKVPNANGKPSWNHGSIGKILSNCKYTGSDFYPAIIPEEVFNAANRLREEKNTQLGRNVNYYANGIASTYPFSGRLICGECGSVFKRYTEHHDKNKKCYWKCKRYIVDNRVCCKSGVVDDKQLEACFIQIINRVMENPEMIEKRSAVNAIAESAELRKIKSQISSGLGQNDLKPSDMAQLLFKRAVEQYRISQVDDFEYKTRKLKAVLESCKPINTFDEALFKATIKSITVESTGQLRFELINGVMLSTSYKLRGKGGKAHGDGTKNSIGNPCKSDL
- a CDS encoding recombinase family protein produces the protein MAKVRVIKPIHRMEAEAKAPKLRVCAYCRVSSDHTGQLQSFSAQVEYYTRLIENNDAWTFAGIYADEGISGTGKDKRDEFLRLIADCEAKKVDMVITKSISRFARNTADCIETVRKLKALGIAVFFEKENINTMSAESELLMTVLSSIAQEESISTSKNNRWAIQKRFMKGEWKPSYLPYGYMKGKDGGIVINEEEAAIVRRIYTDYLNGKGTYVIAKELTEEGVPTRKGAEAWGENVVKEILMNEKYYGDMLLQKTFTTDTLPFQRKRNRGQKQCYYIANDHEPIISKEQAERVREIMEQRKIEKSMVDTDTRKYNQRYPFSSKIQCGECGSNFKRQIIFKGKPYETVQWCCTKHIMNRAKCSMTAVKDNHIKAAFINLYNKLKSNHDKILTPLAEDLKKLHCGREYESQVREINKKITELTEQSHVLSRLRSKGYLDSVLFIEQSNLITKQLCEAKKQRSKLFEYNGFNDEAARTEELIAFLKKQDDLMESFDENIFSLMVEKIIVKSKLEIAFRLINGLELPETIGEEVV